Genomic window (Alteromonas pelagimontana):
ATCTTCAATTACCCACTTATCTTCATATGCAACACCGGTCTGAATCGCGCGCTTACTGACTTTATCCTTCTTATCAATAACCCAAACATGCTGCTTTCCGCCTTCACCTATCGTTACACTTTGTTGCGGCACCACCAGCGCTTCGGAGGAAGATAAATCTTCTATGGATGCTCTTACAAATAAACCGGGAAGCAACAGGTTATCTGGATTCGGAAACACTGAACGTAGCCGGATAGCGCCAGTTTGCTGATCTACTGCTAAATCGGTGGCATCAAGTTTTCCTTTGTAAGGATAAGGCTCGCCTGATTCAGCAAAAAACAAGCTAACCTCGAATTCTTGATCATCACGTTCCTCAATTCTCGATTCAATCAACCTTGCCTTTAATTGCTGAGCATCGCCCACAGACTGGGATAAATCGACGAACACGGGATCTAATTGACGAATGGTGGCAAGAGCTTCTTGCTGTTGTTGCGTGACCAGGGCTCCTTTTGTCACACTCGAAGGGCTAATAAACCCGCTGATTGGCGCATAAACTTTGGTATAGGCTAAATTGATTTTTGCGGTTTTGACTTCCGCTTCGGCCTGACTGACGGAAGCCTGAGCCTGCTTTAGCTCCATCTTGGCGTTATCAAATTCCTGTTCACTCAGTGCGTTAATATCAGCTAGAGTTTCGTAACGCCCAACTATTGCAAGTGCATTATTTACCGTAGCTTGTGCGTTCTCAAGATTGGCCTGCGCCACCTCAAGATCTGCCTGATAACGCGCTGGGTCAATTTGATATAGTTGCTCACCCTGCTCCACAAATGAGCCTTCTTCAAAAAAGCGAGCTTGTATAATACCACTGACTTGAGGGCGAATTTCTGCGATGCGATAAGAGACAACCCGGCCAGGAAGTTTTTCCGTATATTGAATTTGTGTGGGCGCGACTTCTACAAACGCTACAGGAACAGGTCGGGACCCAGCCGAACCTGGCTGTTGGGTTTCTTGCGAACCTTCTTGTTTTCCCTGTTCAGCGCCTTTTTCCTTTGTTGCACCTGAATTTTCGCTACAGCCGGTAATCCCTGTTCCTATCATTAATAATGTGACAAATATCTTTATGCACCACGCCTGCCGGCGAAGCACAGTCTTTGTAGATAACGGGAAATGTATCATCCTTTATTTGCCTGTTCAGCATGGTTAAAAAATAGGTGAGCGATATTGAAACGTAAACATCTTTGACGTAAGAGAGTTTTTGCTACATCAGCGACTTCCTACGCCATACCATCAAGAGACGATCAGTTCTACCTAGCGTAAACCTTTCTAACTTTCCCAACATTATAAAAAATCCGCAGATTTGCTTTTATTAGGTAAGCGATCAATTTAGACCGTCTTTCTCAAGAACCGTTTTCCCCTAAAATAGTTGTCATAGATTTCATAACAGGAGCAATCATCTATGGCCAATAAAAAACGTAACGCAGAACAATGGCAGCAGGTAATCGAACAACAGGTAAATAGCGGGCTGACGGTGAGTGAGTTCTGCACTCAGCATAAGCTCACCGCTGCCAGTTTTTATTTATGGCGCAAAAAGTTAAGCGGTACAGACAGGTCGGCGTCTTTAAAACAAAATGAGTGGCTAGCTTTTGATATGCCAGCTTCCGCAAGTCCTGATACACCGTGGCAAATTGAGCTGGCATTGCCCGGTGGTGTGGTGCTGCGGATGAACCGGCCAGCCTGATGTTACCGTTATCCAATGGTCGCATCTGGTTATATACGGGTAACACTGATATGCGCAAACAGTTTGATGGCTTGGCAGCACTGGTGCAAGGCCAGTTAGGAATGCAGGCGCATTGCGGTGACTGGTTTGTGTTCATCAATCAGCGCCGTACACAGATAAAGGTGTTGTACTACCATCAGGGCGGCTTCTGTTTGTGGAGTAAACGTCTGGAAAAAGGCACCTTTGCCAAAGTGGCTGGCGGCGAAGAGAAAATGGCGCTTAACAGCGCGCAATTACAGTGTTTAATTGATGGTATTTACTGGCAAAAAGACAAACAAAACAGGCGATTTAATTAGCTGATTTTGTTATAATTTGCGCCATGAAAACGACTTCTGTCAGTCATTTATCCCCATGCTGAGATTGATGCCACTTTCGCTCGTCAAAGTGAGGAAATTGCACAATTAAAACAGCAATTGGACTGGTTTAAACGCCAGTTGTTCGGGCGTAAGTCGGAGAAGGTGCTGCCGGATAATCCGGCTCAGAGTAGTTTGTTTGCCTCTGCAACACCAGATGAAGTCCTTGCTGTTGCCAATCCCGTTAACGCCCACACCCGCTCATCAAAGAAGCAGCGTAACGATGCGGATAGGTATGATGAAGGCTTGCGCTTTGATGAGACGGTACCGCAACAGATAATTGAACGCCCTGCACCTGAGCTACAGGGGCCGGATGCGGACCAGTACGAAATAGTGGATATCAAGGAAACCCTCGTCTGGCTCAGCAGCCGGGCAGTTATGTGGTACTGGTGTATCGTCGTCCGGTGGTACGTCATAAACCCACGCAAACCTTAAAAGACACGCCTGCACCTGCCAATGTGCTGGAAGGCTGCTATTGTGATGTCTCGTTGCTGGCCGGACTGATGGTCGACAAAGCGGTGTACCATTTACCGCTGCACCGGCAACACCAACGCATGCTGGATAGTGGCATTAAGGTAAGCCGGGCTACTCTTATCAACTGGCTCCAAAAAGGCATTGAACTGCTTCGTCCCATTGCTAAAGCCCAGTGGCAGCACATTCTGCTAAGTAAAATTCTCGCGATGGATGAAGTCCCCATCAAAGCCGGACGCACTAAAGGCGGGGGCAGAAAACCCAGTCAAATGAAACAGACCTACTTCTGGCCTATGTATGGGGACAGTGATGAAGTGGCCTTTACCTGGAGCAACAGCCGAGGCATGCTGCATGCCAAAGCCCAGCTACAGGATTTTACTGGTACCTTACTGACCGATGGCTATGCTGCCTATACCAAAACCGTTGAACAATTAAACCAACAAGACGCACACATCATCCACGCCGCCTGTTGGGCGCACATGCGCCGCACCTTTGAAAAAGCGCTGGACAGTGAGCCACAAACAGCACAACAGGCACTGGATATCATCGCCGCGATTTACCGGCATGAAAAACATATCCGGGAGAAACAACTGAGCCTGGAAGACATCCACACCTACCGGCAACAACACAGTGAGCCGGTAGTGAATGACTTCTTCCGCTGGATCTTTCAGCAGCGGCAACGCACCGACTTATTGCCTAAATCGCCTCTAGCGAAAGCCTTAGCCTATACCCATGAACGGGAAACCCAATTAAAGGTGTTTCTCTGTAATCCTGCATTACCCCTGGATACCAATCACCTGGAACGGGCACTGCGCGTTATCCCCATGGGCAGAAAAAACTACCTGTTCTGCTGGTCTGAAATCGGTGCAGAGCAACTGGGCATATTACAAAGCCTGATGGTGACCTGCCGTCTTCAGGGGGTGAATCCGTATCACTATCTTGTGGATGTATTGCAACGCGTGGCATTACACCCGGCAAAAGAGGTGCTCGACCTGACACCGCGAATATGGAAAGAGAAGTTCGCTAAGAATTTTTTAACCAGCGATTTAGCTACAATGGGGTGATCTGGGTCTATATTGATCGCTTACTTTATTAGCTTGAAATAATTTCGATGGTTCTTAAGACCACCGCCCACCTCAAAATGTTGATTCAACTATGCCACTTGCACCATCGGTTCATTGAGAGGGCGCTACGCTCAACAGCTTCGCCACACGAGAGCGAGCATACCCTTTGGCTAATCGACAACAACCGCACTAGCTCTACAATTGAAACGTTTATCTTTACTAAGTTGAACGATTTTTCAAATCGGCGTCGTTCAGGTCGTTCTAACAACCACATTCTGTTCATGCTCAGTGCGATTTCGCTAATTTCTGTCTGACGTCCCATCTGCTCGCAGACGTCACACTGAGTTCCGCTCATTGCCTATGAACACTGTCTTTATCCTCATTGTTAGTGATTGCCTACGAATTACAATTTGATACATGAAAACAGTTCTGACTATCTTGCTCTTTCCTTACCATGAGCCACCATCAATACCATAAAGAGCAAAATCAAACCGTGAAAAAAATAATATTCGCTTTTATTTCAGCTTCGTTGGCTAGCTTCCACGCTTCTGCCACTGTCGTTGAAATTCGTACTAATATGGGAAGCATCAGTGTTAACCTTTTTGATCAGGATACCCCTGAAACCGTTGAGAACTTCCTGGAATACGTCAATTCAGGTGGATATGCCAATAATGTAGTTCACCGTCTGGAACCCGGTTTTGTCGTTCAGGCTGGTGGATTTACCTATAACAACGAGCTGCCTCTGGATACTATCGCTACGGGAACGCCAGTTACAAATGAGCCTGAGTTTTCCAATGTCCGCGGCACAATTGCTATGGCAAAACAGGCAGAAAACCCTGACAGTGCCACGTCACAATGGTTTATCAACCTGGGTGACAATAGCCAGAATTTGGATGCACAAAATGGCGGTTTTACCGTTTTTGGCCAGGTCATTGGTGAAGGAATGAGCATTATAGATGAAATCAGCGAGTTGCCTCGATTTAACTTGGGTGGCGCTGCGAATTCAATACCGCTTATTGATTTTAGCGCTGATGATGCGAAAAACGGGAAAGAGCCAACCGAAGAAAATTTTGTATTGATTACGGATATCGTAGTGACAGATTCAGCGACGGTTACCAATCCTGATTTAAACCCTACCCCCAATACCCAGATTAACAATGACGATGGAGACACCCCAGCTCCGCCGTCTAGTGGAGGCTCTTCTGGCGGCTCAATGAATCCGCTGGCGTTAATTTTTATGGCAGTTTCAGCGGTTGTGTTTAGACGTAAATTAAATCGTTAGGGTCTCAGAGGAAAGGTTGGTAACCCTTACCAACCTCCTCTCTTAAGAACCCACGAAAGTCTCGTTAATCTGCCTCCAATAGCCTACCGAGCAAAACCGGAAAATTCTAATTTGAAGCTGTGTCATTAACGGGAAAGTGGACAGAGTGAGCACACATCATTGCGGATTAGTATTACCAGTAATTACTGACATTGACGTCGATGGCTTTCAGGTTACTGGCAAACAGCGGGTTGTTATTACTGATGTTGCCATTGGTATGTAGATAACTACCCGCAGCCAAGTACTGTAATCAAGTGGGTTAGATGCATTAACGTTTAGACCGGCGGTGCATTCTGCCCTTTCGCTACAGCTTGCCTTATAATTGTCTTAACTGAAGGGAACAAGTTAAAGATCGTAGAGACAAGCGCCTGCTCTTTGGTTAAGGTCATTCCATAGGTATAATCGAGATTCTTCCATTTTTCTCCAGTACCGCAAACTTTATCTGATCTATGGACTCGAGGCCTTGACTGTCGCGGGAAGCGAGCAGAATTTCATCGGTTTCCACGGAGGCTTTTTTCATCCGTTCAGAAAGCTCTTTGCCATTTTCAACCAAAATAATCGGCGTCCCATCAATAATGCGCTCTGCGGTGGGTGAGCGTTCCTTCCACGCGCCTAAAATGTAGTCTATGCTAAAAAGCGTGACTATAGTAAGCATTGCGCCAGTCATTGAATGATCATTGGTAAGCAGCGCCTGCTGCGTTGCTTCGCCCACAATAAGAAGTAAAATAAAGTCGAAGGAAGTCATTTGCATCAAAGTACGTCTTCCCACCAGCCTCATAACTACTAATACCAGGTACATACCCGCAGCGCGTAGAACCGTTTCCATCACTCTCTCCTGTCAAGGATAAATCCATTGGGTAAAGGTCATCGATTCATAATTGTTTACCTGAATGCTCATTTCGCTCCGTCCGGCTGACTTAGGTGTTAGACCCATCCAGATGCTGTGGCCGGGACTTAATTTCCCCGCATAGGTTTGCGACTTAACAGGCTGCGGATATAACGATTCAATTTCAAAGTTATTCATAGCGCTTTTTCCAAGCGTCACAGTAAAATGTTCGTTAGATACTTTTCTTACCCGTATCGTCATATCCATTGGCGTTCGATCACGACCAAATTTTTCATATTCCACCTCGACTGAGCCATCTGCAGCACTGAGAGTTTTATTACTGAGGAAGCCTCGTGAAAATGCTCCGCAAGCTCCAAGAATCACTTTAGAAACAATAGGAAGGTTTCGTTGCGCTGATCCTCTCTCTATTTTACCAGCGCATATGTTCTTCAATCGGATGGCCGCGGCTCTCCATTTCAGATGTAGGTTTTTCTGTCATACCTTCCTCACCTTAAAAATAGATTGTAGCTCCTGTAGGTGGAGCTCGCTGAGCACTGGATAGAAAACCCGCTCCCTTCTGAAATGGTTGATTTGTTCTAGTTTAAGAAGCGTTGGACTTATCTGGCTGTGAAGGCATGACATATTTCATGTCCACGGCAGGTGCTAAGGTTTTTGGAACAGTGAGAACACCAATTTGAGGAGCAAACGATATTACGCCTTTCCCGAAGTAGCGACAGTAGTTTGGACAATACTGCGGTAAACTTCCTGCCCAAGCCTATGAGGCTGAAGATCGACAAACGTGATCAATCTAGCAGTCGAAATCACCTTTTTAAATATAGCTGCAGTTTGAACCTTTGTGAGTAATTGTCGGTTGAGCATCAATAGCGCCTATTCACGTAGGACGAAGATCACGCATCATGATGCCGTCCTAGATCACGGAAGGAAACAGTGTGATCTTCTATAGAAGTACCAGTAAAAGAAGGATATTGATCAACTGTATCTTGTCATCTGTTCAGGCTTGCTTTATGAGCACTTGCTAAACTAAGCGGCTAAATAAACGTGACTTGCTCGCCGGTGATTTTTAATATCGTATAAAACACCTCATGTTAAAGCTAACCGTGTAGCAGCATCATAGGCTGAAATTTGATCCCGTCAGCAGGGCTAAGCTAAAAGCGAAAACGACTTAAAGTTAATCCTTCCGTTGAGGTAGTCACTCCTGACGAAAGGTGGGGTAAGAGCAATGATGTGTGCTCACTTAACGCAAGAAATAGCCGCGCCCGTAGGGAGATAGAAGAACCCCAGTTTATGGGAAAGAGTTGAGAAGTAGCAGAAGCAAGCGATCGTAACGCTGGAAAAACATTGTGCGCGATGAATGGATTCAGAAACACCAGAAATGTCAGAGAATATATCAAGATTATTCAGTGTGACCGCATCACAACCCCTAGGCAGTTGGAAACAGGTTAATGAATTGAATATATAGAGGATAAATGGTGCCCGGGGCCGGACTTGAACCGGCACGCTGTTACCAGCGAGGGATTTTAAATCCCTTGTGTCTACCAATTTCACCACCCGGGCAAGGGTATGTCGTTAGACATCGGTGTCAGGTTGGTACCTGTTCTAACTGCGAGGCAGTTAATATGGAGGCGGAACCCGGAGTCGAACCGAGATCCACGGATTTGCAATCCGCTGCATAGCCATTCTGCCATTCCGCCAATTTGGAGCGGGAAACGAGATTCGAACTCGCGACCCCAACCTTGGCAAGGTTGTGCTCTACCACTGAGCTATTCCCGCATAACTTTTTAAACCGCTGGTAATTTTATTGTCGTCACCTTGCCAGATGGCAATCACTTCGTGACGAGGCAATGTGCTCTACCACTGAGCTATTCCCGCATAACACTTTTTAATGATACAACTTCAGTAATATTACCCCCCATCAACCTGCCAAGGATCTTGGCAACCGGTTCCCGGCGAGGTATGCACACTACCACTGAGCTATTCACGATTATTCTCTACGGCTAAACATCTTGTTACTTGCCGCTTCAAATGTGGGGTGCATTCTACCTACCCCACCTCAACTGTCAATACAAAAAATGCCTAATTTATCGGTAAACTCTTCATTTTATGATTGTTTGCTATTTTTTTATTCACATTGATTATTGAACAATCAATTAATAATCCTGCGGATAACTTTTCATGTGCTGCCATGCCGCATTGGTGTAAATAAGCATCGACCATAATGATAATACTGCAGCGATATATAAGAGTATATAACCCAGTGTCACCCAATAAATAGGAAAGCCCATAAACGTTTCCAGTCCAGATAACAATCCGATAAGTGCCAACATTTGAGCCATTGTCTTGGCCTTTCCCACAAATGACACTTTTACTTTATTGCTTGATCCCCGCTGTCCCATCCACTCGCGCAACGCCGAAACATAAATTTCCCTTACCAGCAGAATAATCGCCGGCACGGTTATCCATAAAGAGCCGTAAGAATGCGTAATCATCAACAACGCCGCCGCAACAATAAGTTTATCTGCTACTGGATCAAGAAAGGCGCCAAAAGGCGTCGTCTGCTTGAGCTTTCTGGCTAAGTAACCGTCAAACCAATCGGTAATTGCTGCCAACCAGAATATGAACGCTCCTGCTTCCTTGGCCCAGCGCCAGTCGAGAAAATACACAACGACAAATACAGGGATAAGAAGCACCCTGAACATGGTGATAATATTGGGAACTGTCCACATAATAACTTCTCTGTTCTAACAACTGCAGTTAGTTGTTCTTAAATTTTCACCCACGTCCATGTCTGCCGATATTAATGATGCAGATGGTCGTAAATAGTTTCGGCTAAATCGCTGCTGATGCCGGGCACACTGGCAATTTCGTCTTTACTGGCACGTTTTAGGCCTTGGAGCCCTCCCATAAACTTCAGTAACGTCTGTCGACGCTTAGCGCCTATTCCGGGAATTCCTTCGAGCGTCGACGTCGTTTTTACCTTTTGCCGCCGATTACGGTGACCTGTAATGGCAAAACGATGCGATTCATCCCTTATATGCTGGATCAGGTGCAGTCCGGGAGCATGGCTTTCCATAGGAATCGTTTCATGAGACCCCGCAAGAATGAGCGTTTCCAGTCCAGGCTTACGTGTGGTTCCCTTCGCCACGCCAATTAACATCGGCTTTTTATCTTCCGGCCACTCTTCAAAAAAGTTCTCAGCCTGCGTTAACTGCCCTTTGCCGCCATCAATAAAAAGGATGTCAGGTATCTTACTGACTTCTTTTACATTTTTATAGCGTCGCTTCAGCGCCTGTGCCATCGCCGCATAGTCATCACCGGGAGTGATCCCTTCGATATTATAACGGCGATAGTCACTTTTCAGGGGGCCCTCGCGGTTAAACACTACACAAGATGCGACTGTTTGTTGGCCTGAAGTATGGCTAATATCAAAGCATTCCATACGTTGAATAGGTTGATCGCGTTCAAGTGTGGCTTCTAGATCCAGAAATCGTGCATAAACGGATTTTTGCTGGCTGTATTGAGCGTCGAGCGCGTTTTCTGCGTTGGTCTGCGCCAATTGCAAATATTTGCGTTTTTCTTCTCTGGCGCCACGGAAAAACTTCACTTTGTAATTGGCTTCACTACTCAACAGTTCTGCTATCGCATCTTCATCAGACAAGGGGCGAGGCAATACAATCTGTTTCGGGATCACCTTGTTTCCAGCCAAATAAAACTGCAGAAAAAAAGATTCGAAGATCTCGTCTTCGTTGGCGGTTGATGGCACCTTGGGAAAAAACGCTTTACTGCCTAGCAATTGACTATCGCGGATAAACATAACTTGTATGCACGCCATATTTCCCCGTAATGCAAAGCCAAAGACATCCATTTCGTCCTGCGTACCCGCCACCCACTGACGTTCCTGCACTTTTCGCAGAGCGTTTATTTGATCACGATACCGCCCCGCCGCTTCAAAATTTAACGCTTCGCTGGCTTTCTCCATTCGTTCAACCAGCGTACCAATGACCTGCTGATTTTTACCTTTTAGAAACAACGTAGCGAGTTTCACTTGCTCAGCATATTCTTCATCTGTGACGTGACCTTTTACACAGGGCGCGCTACAACGTTCCATCTGATACTGTAAGCAAGGCCGGCTTCGGGCGCGATAATAGCTGTCTTCACACTGCCTGACCGGAAAGATTTTCTGCATGGAACGCAGGCTTTCCCGCACCGCCCAGGCACTGGGATAAGGTCCAAAATACTCGCCCTTTTTCTTTTGCGGTCCACGATGAAAAGCCAGGCGAGGATGCTCATGAGCAGAAAGAAAAATAAAAGGATAGGATTTATCATCCCGCAGCAATACGTTATAGCGGGGCTTATACTTCTTGATGAAATTGTTTTCGAGCAGGAACGCTTCCGTTTCGCTATTGACAACGGTGATATCCATATTGGCAATTTGGCTTACCAGCGAACGGGTTTTAGCGTTATCTACCTGCATTCTGAAGTAGCTGGATACACGCTTTTTTAGATTTTTTGCTTTCCCCACATAAATAACATCACCCTGCGCGTTATACATTCGATAAACGCCGGGTTGATTAGTGAGATTTTTTAAAAAATCTGCTGCGTCAAAATCAGACATTCAGGCCTTACAATAAGTTGGGATCAATCAATTTATGACGCAGCGCCAGATGGGTTAATTCTACGTCTGTCGTCACCCCTAGCTTTTCAAACATACGATACCGATAAGTATTTACAGTTTTTGCGTTTATGCTTAATTCAGTGGCAATTTCCGGCACCTTTTGCCCACGGGTGAGGCGCATGGCAATGTTCAGTTCTCTGCTGGATAAGATGTCAAAAGGATTGTCTCGGTCAGGCGCCAATTTACTAATGGCAATGCTTTGAGCAATCTCTGGGGCGAGATATTTCTGACCAGCAGCAACTTTATATATAGCCCGAATCATTTCATCTGGTTCAGCATCTTTGGTTAAAAAGCCAAATCCACCCATCTGCATAACCTGGGAAGGTATCGGATGTTCTTTATGCATTGATAAACAAATTACCCGAGTATTTTCCGCCATCCGGACAATCTTTTTAGTGGCTTCCAATCCTCCCATACCGGGCATATTGACATCCATAAGTACGACGTCGGGGGCATTTTTCCGACAAAACTGTACTGCTTCTTCTCCGTTTTTGGCTTCGGCAACGACGGAAAAATCATTTATATCGTCAAGGATACGTCGAATCCCTGTTCTGACCAATTCATGGTCATCTGCCAGGATAATCTTAATCACGTTTAGGCTCACCGAATCTTTATTTATTAGGAACAGGTCTAACCTGCAAATCCATAATACCACGTAAAAATGAGTAGTGAAGAGCTTTCACTAAGCAGTTTACTAACTGCTGAAAGAGTAACCACTTACGTTTTACGCCTTGCAACATCAATAACCAAGTCCGAAGGAAACTCTTGAACGGCTAAAACCAAGGTATAAGTTAAATTAGCAAATGAATTGAAGTAATAGAGAAAAGATAGTCTGGCTGCATAACTATATTTTTTGTGCCATACGTGTAATACGTTTACTGGCCGCTTCCAACAGCGAAGGCGAAGTGGCAAGATTCATTCGAAAACAACAAGGAGCGCCGTATTCTTTGCCTGATGTTAATGCAACACCAGCAGCAAGTAGTGCTGTCTCTATTTGATAGTGGGTTTTATCTAGTGCAGTAAAATCCAACCATGCAAAATAAGTGGCATCTCCTATGTGTACCTGCAAGCCTTTGGGGGAAGACCGAAAACAGTTTGCTACCATCGCGCGGTTTTCCCGTAGCCATGCCTTTACCTTTGCCAGCCATGGCTCGCCATGACGATACGCCGCATTTAACGCTACACAGGATAAAGCTCCTGCCTCGCCATGTACTGACGATATACGTTGATGGAACGCTCCTCGTAAACCTGAATTCGGAATGATGGCGTATGCAGCGCCTGGAATTGCTGCCAAATTAAATGACTTAGCGCAGCTATTTAGAACAATGGTGATATTTTGCGCGTGCTCACCCAACGCGAGCACACTTTTAAAGGATCGTTGATTAAAAATGAAATCACTATGAACTTCATCAGCAATAACAAGAATATTGTGCTTTACGCAAAAACTCACCAGGCTTTGCAGGTCTGTTTCAGGCCAAACACTGCCTGTGGGATTATTAGGGTTGCACAGCAATAACATTTTCGCATCAGGGTTAAGCTTTTCGATATCGATGGCGAACCCGCTGTTTGTCGGCACTAACGGTATTTCATGAATCGTGCGACCACACTGGGAGATAAGAGAATAAAACGGGCTGTACACCGGAGAGAGAAGCATTATCTTGTCGTCTATCTGTGTAAACGTAGTAATAGCAGTGCGGATCCCCATAAGTACGCTAGACAAGCTGGTGATCCATTCCCGTTCCAACGCCTCGCCTTTACTTTGATGCCAAAGGCAGACCGCCTCAGTTATATCAATATCGACATAGCCCACGATATTCGCCTGCAAAAAATTGGTAATGGCGTCAACAATTTCACGCGCAATCGCGATATCCATGTCAGCAATCCACAGCGGTATTACATTGTCATTGCTGATGCCAAACTTATTTTTTAAACCATCAAACTTAACTGCGCCTGTTCCCTTGCGCGGCAGGACTTTCACTAACTTGTTCGCTCAAACACGTGAAACTCTGAAAAAGTGTGTTGGTGTTTTCGCTTCGTTTCTCGAATAACAAACGGAATTTCGGTAGGTTCACCAATACGTTTAAAATTATCTGATAACGCTTTTTCAAGTGCTTCGGAAGAGGTTAATGTCTCGCCGTTTTCATCTTTGTAACCTCCCAGCCACTCATTTCGCTCAGTATATTCTGGCAACCACGTGAAAGGCGAAGCAACAATAAGAATGCCGCCTATATTGAGGCGCTGTGTTACCGATGCCAATAGCTGCCGCGGGCTGTACACCCGGTCAATAAGGTTGCCCATAAAGATAAGATCATAATCGGTAAATTGCGCTTTTAAATTGCAGGCATCACCTTGTGCAAAGGCAACTTTGTTGCGCACCTCATATAAACTCAAGGCCGCTAAGCGCTGACTGTGAAAAGAGGTTAACTCGCCTTCTTCTATTAGATGATAGCGGATTTCCCCGCGCTCTTGCATGTCAAAAGCAGTTTTTATAAATCTCGCCGAAAAATCAACCCCATCGACATGGGCGAACTCTTTGGCCAGCTCAAAAGTTGCTCTGCCCACTGCGCAGCCTAAATCAAGCGCCTTTCTTTTAACTTTGCCTTGCATCTGCTGTAAGCAGAACGCTGCTGAGGCTTTAGAAAAATTCGGAACATTAAAGTACTCTTTTCCATAATGCATTTCGCAATATTGTGATACCTGAGTATCGCTTTCGTAGTCAAAGTCGTTCACGTTTATATTGATATCCGATTGTATGTAGCGAAAACCGCAATGTTGATAGAAGTGACGGCGAAATGCATAGCGACTGTCTCGCGTCGCTTCGTTACCGGTGGAGATCCAGGATCCCCCTTTCATCAGGTTGTGCTTGTTATCAAACGTGGGCGTTGTAAAGTCGTCGTACAGCGGGTGCACTTTAAAACCTTCCATGGGAAATATAGGCGTCTCCGTCCATTGCCAGACATTTCCGGCAACATCAAAAAAATCTCCGTGACGATTTATATTAACTGGTTCTGAGGAAGCTGCCTTGGCAAGATTGATGTTAAGCCCTTTATGGTAAAGCGTGTCGTCCAGGCCAGCCTCATCCCGCAGACGCAGCCATTCATTTTCTGTCGGCAGCCTGAGATTATGGCCGGTCATTCTGCTCTTCCAGTTACAAAATGCTTTGGCTTCATGATAGTTAACATCTACTGGCCAGTTCATGGGTAGTGGTATTATCTGACTCAGGGCGCGATATTCATATCCATCCTTCGACTTTTGCCAAAAAACAGGCTTGGTAGCTTGGGTAAAAGCTAACCATGAGGCGCCTTCCTCTTCCCAT
Coding sequences:
- a CDS encoding efflux RND transporter periplasmic adaptor subunit, whose translation is MIHFPLSTKTVLRRQAWCIKIFVTLLMIGTGITGCSENSGATKEKGAEQGKQEGSQETQQPGSAGSRPVPVAFVEVAPTQIQYTEKLPGRVVSYRIAEIRPQVSGIIQARFFEEGSFVEQGEQLYQIDPARYQADLEVAQANLENAQATVNNALAIVGRYETLADINALSEQEFDNAKMELKQAQASVSQAEAEVKTAKINLAYTKVYAPISGFISPSSVTKGALVTQQQQEALATIRQLDPVFVDLSQSVGDAQQLKARLIESRIEERDDQEFEVSLFFAESGEPYPYKGKLDATDLAVDQQTGAIRLRSVFPNPDNLLLPGLFVRASIEDLSSSEALVVPQQSVTIGEGGKQHVWVIDKKDKVSKRAIQTGVAYEDKWVIEDGLQPGERVVVEGTMTLKDGAPVKPEKFSSQNQSDNNRGKPAKEAQQSGQAL
- the tnpA gene encoding IS66 family insertion sequence element accessory protein TnpA, which produces MANKKRNAEQWQQVIEQQVNSGLTVSEFCTQHKLTAASFYLWRKKLSGTDRSASLKQNEWLAFDMPASASPDTPWQIELALPGGVVLRMNRPA
- the tnpB gene encoding IS66 family insertion sequence element accessory protein TnpB (TnpB, as the term is used for proteins encoded by IS66 family insertion elements, is considered an accessory protein, since TnpC, encoded by a neighboring gene, is a DDE family transposase.), with product MLPLSNGRIWLYTGNTDMRKQFDGLAALVQGQLGMQAHCGDWFVFINQRRTQIKVLYYHQGGFCLWSKRLEKGTFAKVAGGEEKMALNSAQLQCLIDGIYWQKDKQNRRFN
- a CDS encoding transposase, translating into MDWFKRQLFGRKSEKVLPDNPAQSSLFASATPDEVLAVANPVNAHTRSSKKQRNDADRYDEGLRFDETVPQQIIERPAPELQGPDADQYEIVDIKETLVWLSSRAVMWYWCIVVRWYVINPRKP
- the tnpC gene encoding IS66 family transposase — protein: MAQQPGSYVVLVYRRPVVRHKPTQTLKDTPAPANVLEGCYCDVSLLAGLMVDKAVYHLPLHRQHQRMLDSGIKVSRATLINWLQKGIELLRPIAKAQWQHILLSKILAMDEVPIKAGRTKGGGRKPSQMKQTYFWPMYGDSDEVAFTWSNSRGMLHAKAQLQDFTGTLLTDGYAAYTKTVEQLNQQDAHIIHAACWAHMRRTFEKALDSEPQTAQQALDIIAAIYRHEKHIREKQLSLEDIHTYRQQHSEPVVNDFFRWIFQQRQRTDLLPKSPLAKALAYTHERETQLKVFLCNPALPLDTNHLERALRVIPMGRKNYLFCWSEIGAEQLGILQSLMVTCRLQGVNPYHYLVDVLQRVALHPAKEVLDLTPRIWKEKFAKNFLTSDLATMG
- a CDS encoding peptidylprolyl isomerase, which gives rise to MKKIIFAFISASLASFHASATVVEIRTNMGSISVNLFDQDTPETVENFLEYVNSGGYANNVVHRLEPGFVVQAGGFTYNNELPLDTIATGTPVTNEPEFSNVRGTIAMAKQAENPDSATSQWFINLGDNSQNLDAQNGGFTVFGQVIGEGMSIIDEISELPRFNLGGAANSIPLIDFSADDAKNGKEPTEENFVLITDIVVTDSATVTNPDLNPTPNTQINNDDGDTPAPPSSGGSSGGSMNPLALIFMAVSAVVFRRKLNR
- a CDS encoding DUF421 domain-containing protein, encoding METVLRAAGMYLVLVVMRLVGRRTLMQMTSFDFILLLIVGEATQQALLTNDHSMTGAMLTIVTLFSIDYILGAWKERSPTAERIIDGTPIILVENGKELSERMKKASVETDEILLASRDSQGLESIDQIKFAVLEKNGRISIIPME